The Treponema pectinovorum genome includes a window with the following:
- a CDS encoding YaaR family protein, with the protein MAGLEAINSQSLYFASLQNAVHQQAKETTKGEKSSAAKKTSFASSLKKNQEEFELANEGLPIELAGKTVDEAIIFLKDEVDLAGDMLAQNPNMEQIENYRKKLGNFIKYVSKNNYQILTHARKYKGRSLLDKKTGKPAYFVQIKVINEKLAQLTNDILYNHRSNIEILKRVEEINGLIVDLLAV; encoded by the coding sequence ATGGCAGGTCTTGAAGCAATAAACAGCCAATCGCTATATTTTGCCTCTCTACAAAATGCCGTTCACCAACAAGCAAAAGAAACAACAAAAGGAGAAAAGAGCTCTGCTGCAAAAAAAACGAGTTTTGCTTCTTCCTTAAAAAAGAATCAAGAAGAATTTGAACTTGCAAACGAAGGTTTACCAATAGAATTAGCTGGGAAAACCGTCGACGAAGCGATTATTTTTTTAAAAGACGAAGTTGATTTAGCAGGCGATATGCTCGCTCAAAATCCAAATATGGAACAAATTGAAAATTATCGAAAAAAACTCGGAAATTTTATAAAATATGTTTCTAAAAACAATTATCAAATACTAACCCATGCACGAAAATACAAAGGCAGATCTCTGCTAGATAAAAAAACAGGAAAACCTGCGTATTTTGTGCAAATAAAAGTTATAAACGAAAAACTTGCACAACTCACAAACGACATTCTCTACAATCACCGCTCAAACATCGAAATCTTAAAAAGGGTTGAAGAAATTAACGGCTTGATTGTGGATTTGCTTGCTGTTTAA
- a CDS encoding bactofilin family protein: MAFTSDDISINTVIGKGSSILGDVKINGFIRIDGDIKGEIQTSSNVIVGDTARIQGNISASSIIIGGIIVGNVVAPKGIKLLANSVLIGDVSTKSLQVAENVIFNGHCISLGNDDEYQSSSIKFQDQKIIQSKVI; encoded by the coding sequence ATGGCATTCACTTCCGACGATATTTCAATAAACACAGTAATCGGTAAAGGTTCTTCAATTTTAGGCGATGTAAAAATAAATGGTTTTATTCGTATCGACGGAGACATAAAAGGCGAAATTCAAACTTCCAGCAATGTAATTGTAGGTGACACTGCCAGAATACAAGGAAACATATCGGCCTCTTCAATAATAATAGGGGGAATTATCGTAGGCAATGTAGTCGCTCCCAAAGGCATAAAGCTACTTGCAAATTCAGTTTTAATAGGTGATGTAAGCACAAAAAGTTTACAAGTTGCAGAAAATGTAATCTTTAACGGGCATTGCATTTCGCTCGGAAACGACGATGAATATCAGTCTTCTTCAATAAAATTCCAAGACCAAAAAATTATTCAAAGTAAGGTAATTTAA
- a CDS encoding M23 family metallopeptidase has protein sequence MAKIGHYKKLEKNIVSSFITVFKSWFGKFKRLVIKFFRICDSKLTIMIVPHSQNKVVNFQTNVFALCLGVVLVVGIISSFVYFNKQVAGSSAEISRLMNENRQTLASLDELRDENNNLLQTAKRFQTSLSQSLSLLGINSTNPVSKASMNDSDLSSLFDSQSQVTGSTREAIDIRQLNSYLESAVQPIEEIGKMLESQETLFTDIPNIWPVRGGIGHISMPFGQNVHPITGQWYIHKGLDISTWRSGDSIVATANGQIVSVGYDFSFGNFVIIKHKHGIYTRYCHMQTVRVKKGDFISQRQIIGTIGNTGITTGPHLHYEIHIGSDVVDPAKYVNVKLIK, from the coding sequence ATGGCTAAAATCGGGCACTATAAAAAACTAGAAAAAAATATCGTATCATCTTTTATTACTGTTTTCAAATCTTGGTTTGGAAAATTCAAAAGACTCGTTATAAAATTTTTCAGAATCTGCGACAGCAAACTCACAATAATGATAGTTCCTCATTCTCAAAACAAAGTTGTAAATTTCCAGACAAATGTTTTTGCGCTCTGTTTAGGAGTTGTTCTAGTCGTTGGAATAATATCTTCCTTTGTGTATTTTAACAAACAAGTTGCAGGTTCAAGTGCAGAAATAAGCCGCCTTATGAACGAAAATCGTCAGACTCTTGCAAGTCTCGACGAACTTCGCGACGAAAACAACAATCTGCTTCAAACTGCAAAGCGTTTTCAGACTTCGCTTTCACAATCGCTTTCGCTTTTAGGAATAAACAGCACAAATCCAGTTTCAAAAGCGTCTATGAACGATTCCGACCTTTCTTCCCTTTTCGACAGCCAAAGTCAAGTTACAGGTTCAACACGCGAAGCAATAGACATAAGACAGTTAAATTCTTATTTAGAAAGTGCAGTTCAGCCGATTGAAGAAATCGGAAAAATGCTCGAAAGCCAAGAAACTTTATTCACCGACATTCCTAATATTTGGCCAGTTCGCGGCGGAATAGGACACATTTCGATGCCGTTTGGTCAAAATGTTCACCCTATAACAGGTCAATGGTACATTCACAAAGGCCTTGATATTTCAACTTGGAGAAGTGGCGACTCAATAGTTGCAACTGCAAATGGACAGATTGTTTCTGTAGGATACGACTTTAGTTTTGGAAATTTCGTAATCATAAAACACAAGCACGGAATTTACACTCGCTACTGCCACATGCAGACTGTAAGGGTAAAAAAAGGTGATTTTATTTCTCAACGTCAGATAATCGGAACAATCGGAAACACAGGAATTACTACAGGGCCTCATCTTCATTACGAAATACATATTGGTTCTGATGTTGTAGACCCTGCAAAATATGTAAACGTAAAACTCATAAAATAA
- a CDS encoding Lrp/AsnC family transcriptional regulator, whose protein sequence is MDGREEIVDLLRENARLSAEDISAMTKKSVEDVKKIIASLENEGIILKYAAIINPEKDEAYKDKVVAEIEIQCQPEREHGFDALAERIYRFPQVKSLYLMSGGYDLKVMIEGDNLKEVAGFVSSKLSTLEGVRSTKTHFLLKKYKENDVLYVEDERDRREGVMA, encoded by the coding sequence ATGGATGGCAGAGAAGAAATTGTTGACCTTTTGCGCGAAAATGCGCGCCTTTCAGCAGAAGATATTTCTGCAATGACAAAAAAATCTGTTGAAGATGTAAAAAAAATTATAGCCTCGCTGGAAAACGAAGGAATAATTTTAAAATATGCCGCCATTATCAATCCGGAAAAGGACGAAGCGTATAAAGACAAGGTTGTTGCAGAAATTGAAATTCAATGCCAGCCAGAACGCGAACACGGTTTTGACGCTTTAGCAGAACGCATATACAGATTTCCGCAGGTAAAATCGCTTTATCTTATGAGTGGAGGTTACGACCTTAAAGTTATGATTGAAGGCGATAATCTAAAAGAAGTTGCAGGTTTTGTTTCCAGCAAACTTTCGACATTGGAAGGAGTGCGCTCTACAAAAACACATTTTCTTTTAAAAAAATACAAAGAAAACGATGTCCTTTATGTTGAAGATGAAAGGGACAGGCGCGAAGGCGTTATGGCGTAA
- a CDS encoding pyridoxal phosphate-dependent aminotransferase — MNDRQDRFSTSMMNIPPSGIRKFFEMLIGHDDVISLSVGEPDFPTPWVMREEAFYHLEKGHTSYTSNWGLIELREEIAKYMQKYDMYYNPKNEILVTVGASEGVDAVLRAVLNPGDELIVVQPCYVNYVPLAELCNAKVIPVDSSVNGYFPTAAQIEKLITPKTKAIMICSPNNPTGTMIPKEELEKIAKLVIKNQIWCISDEIYCELCYDEATHTSIGSFDGMKDYAIILNGFSKSFAMTGWRIGYIAAPADLLAQIIKLHGYNTICAPIFSQYAAVEGLKNGWKDVDRMRVSYRQRRNLMYKAFCDMGLPVPEPKGAFYMFPDITSTGLSSEEFATQLFHKYNVAVVPGSVFGLGGEGHIRCCYATGIDKMKIALDRIADFVKELRG; from the coding sequence ATGAACGATAGACAAGATAGATTTTCAACTTCGATGATGAATATTCCGCCGTCTGGAATCCGCAAATTTTTTGAAATGCTGATTGGGCACGACGATGTAATTTCGCTTTCTGTTGGCGAACCGGATTTCCCGACGCCGTGGGTGATGAGGGAAGAAGCTTTTTACCATTTGGAAAAGGGGCACACTTCTTACACTTCTAACTGGGGTTTGATTGAATTGCGCGAAGAAATTGCAAAATACATGCAAAAATACGACATGTATTACAACCCAAAAAATGAAATTCTGGTTACTGTTGGTGCCAGCGAAGGCGTTGATGCGGTTTTGAGGGCGGTTTTGAATCCTGGCGATGAACTGATTGTTGTTCAGCCTTGTTATGTTAATTATGTTCCACTTGCAGAATTGTGCAATGCAAAAGTGATTCCAGTTGATTCAAGTGTGAATGGTTATTTTCCGACTGCTGCCCAAATTGAAAAACTTATAACTCCAAAGACTAAAGCGATAATGATTTGCTCTCCAAATAATCCGACTGGAACGATGATTCCAAAAGAAGAACTCGAAAAGATTGCAAAACTGGTTATTAAAAATCAAATCTGGTGCATAAGCGACGAAATTTATTGCGAGCTGTGTTACGACGAGGCAACTCATACTTCGATTGGTTCTTTTGATGGAATGAAAGATTATGCGATCATATTGAACGGATTTTCAAAGTCGTTTGCTATGACTGGCTGGAGAATTGGCTACATTGCTGCTCCTGCGGATTTGTTGGCACAGATTATTAAACTGCACGGATATAACACTATTTGCGCTCCAATTTTTAGCCAATATGCTGCAGTAGAAGGTTTAAAAAACGGTTGGAAAGATGTTGATAGGATGCGAGTAAGTTATCGCCAACGAAGGAATTTGATGTATAAAGCATTTTGCGATATGGGTTTGCCTGTTCCAGAGCCTAAGGGTGCTTTTTATATGTTCCCTGATATAACTTCTACGGGACTTTCTTCTGAGGAATTTGCTACACAACTATTCCATAAATACAATGTGGCTGTTGTTCCCGGAAGCGTGTTTGGACTCGGTGGTGAAGGTCATATTCGCTGCTGTTATGCGACAGGTATTGATAAAATGAAAATCGCTTTAGATAGAATTGCGGATTTTGTAAAGGAGCTTCGAGGATAA
- a CDS encoding tetratricopeptide repeat protein translates to MDPLTLAIPAVVVIGITAIIVGFSSKKSGGKKKGKQKNRSQIIRDATKKLSQDPHNPESLIALGDLYFNERSWDKAYQIYDTMLTIAPAHTQIDPFTAALRQGICALKLNKIQDAFRGLPTAYQIDPSSFDVNYNLGLALYANKEYDKAIPCLKKALVAKPEASNVNAPLALAMYNAHHFKESLAFLRRALDENPDNKEVLYAMADAMQECGYGDKAMKVFMHLRPDPEYGARSCLSAGIVHMRMNQYDKAMQDFEIGLKHQNTPPEIALELRYRYAQVCSATKNISLGMSLLKEIQAVNPTYKDVPQLLARYSELNQNKNLQIYLMSSSSDFVALCRKVVMVYYTKSIVKIQDISVQSDHVEILLTVDSGKWENTEIFRFYRTTGSIGELYVRDFQSKVSDSKADRGICFTAGIFSEEAKKYSEGRPIDLIQKDGLIKILKKVDIR, encoded by the coding sequence ATGGATCCATTAACACTAGCAATACCAGCAGTGGTCGTAATCGGCATTACTGCTATTATAGTCGGGTTTTCTTCAAAAAAATCTGGCGGAAAGAAAAAAGGTAAACAAAAAAACCGTTCTCAAATAATTCGTGATGCAACAAAAAAATTGAGTCAGGACCCACACAATCCTGAAAGTTTGATTGCGTTAGGCGACCTTTATTTTAACGAGCGTAGCTGGGATAAAGCGTATCAAATTTACGATACTATGCTAACGATCGCTCCTGCACATACTCAAATTGACCCATTTACAGCAGCATTAAGACAAGGTATTTGTGCTCTAAAATTGAACAAAATTCAGGATGCGTTTAGAGGTTTGCCTACTGCATACCAGATTGACCCATCAAGTTTTGACGTAAACTACAATTTGGGCTTGGCTCTTTATGCAAATAAAGAATACGACAAAGCAATTCCTTGCTTAAAAAAAGCCTTGGTCGCAAAACCAGAAGCTTCTAATGTAAACGCACCGCTAGCACTCGCAATGTACAATGCGCATCATTTTAAAGAAAGTCTTGCATTTCTTAGGCGTGCCTTGGATGAAAATCCAGACAACAAAGAAGTTCTTTATGCAATGGCAGATGCAATGCAAGAATGTGGTTATGGCGACAAAGCGATGAAAGTTTTTATGCATTTGCGTCCAGATCCAGAATACGGAGCACGCTCTTGTCTTTCAGCAGGAATTGTTCACATGAGAATGAACCAATACGACAAAGCGATGCAGGATTTTGAAATAGGCTTAAAACATCAAAATACGCCTCCAGAAATTGCGCTGGAACTTCGTTACCGTTATGCACAAGTCTGCTCAGCGACTAAAAATATCTCTTTGGGAATGAGTCTTTTAAAAGAGATACAAGCGGTAAATCCAACTTACAAAGATGTGCCTCAATTGCTTGCTAGATATTCGGAATTGAACCAAAACAAAAATCTACAGATTTATTTGATGAGTTCATCCAGCGACTTTGTAGCACTTTGCCGAAAAGTTGTAATGGTTTACTACACAAAATCAATCGTAAAAATTCAGGACATTTCGGTTCAATCCGATCACGTAGAAATTCTTTTGACCGTAGATTCTGGCAAGTGGGAAAATACAGAAATTTTCCGCTTTTATAGAACAACTGGCTCAATCGGTGAACTTTACGTTCGAGACTTTCAATCAAAGGTTAGCGATTCAAAAGCAGACCGTGGAATTTGCTTTACCGCAGGAATTTTTAGCGAAGAAGCAAAAAAATATTCAGAAGGTCGCCCGATAGATTTAATTCAAAAAGACGGCTTAATAAAGATTCTAAAAAAAGTTGACATCCGCTAA
- the rsmG gene encoding 16S rRNA (guanine(527)-N(7))-methyltransferase RsmG, whose translation MDYLVEGLKEIGFEKGDFFGIQTLDIQELTDKMNLYIDLLLEFNAKFDLINTDDRNQIIIRHILDSLSAAPKIAKLCQGIALSSGTDFPLAIANIAIADIGSGAGLPGIPLAIAFPKLNFTLVERMSKRCNFLEHCINQLELVNVNVLENQAERLQQGIFDLCVFRAFRPLEKKMTKVLRRILKTGGKLVAYKAKLEKIHEEMELLKDAAPKYTVENLTVPFLTQDSQEEDARERNLVIMEK comes from the coding sequence ATGGATTATCTTGTAGAAGGTCTTAAAGAAATCGGTTTTGAAAAAGGCGATTTTTTTGGAATACAAACGCTCGATATACAAGAATTAACTGATAAGATGAATTTGTATATCGATTTATTGCTTGAATTTAATGCAAAATTTGACCTTATAAACACAGATGACCGCAATCAGATTATAATTCGCCACATTTTAGACAGTTTAAGTGCCGCTCCCAAAATTGCAAAACTTTGCCAGGGAATTGCTCTTTCTTCTGGAACGGATTTTCCGCTTGCAATTGCAAATATTGCAATTGCAGATATTGGTTCTGGAGCAGGGTTACCAGGAATCCCGCTTGCAATTGCTTTTCCAAAATTAAATTTTACTCTCGTCGAAAGGATGTCTAAACGCTGCAATTTTCTTGAACACTGCATAAATCAGCTGGAACTCGTAAATGTAAATGTTTTAGAAAACCAAGCAGAAAGGTTGCAGCAGGGAATTTTTGACCTTTGCGTTTTTAGAGCATTTAGACCTTTGGAAAAAAAAATGACCAAAGTTTTACGCAGAATTTTAAAAACTGGCGGAAAGCTCGTTGCTTACAAAGCAAAACTGGAAAAAATACACGAAGAAATGGAACTCTTAAAAGATGCCGCTCCCAAATACACTGTAGAAAATTTAACAGTGCCCTTTTTAACACAAGATTCTCAAGAAGAAGATGCAAGGGAAAGAAATCTTGTAATAATGGAAAAGTAA
- a CDS encoding type II toxin-antitoxin system RelB/DinJ family antitoxin, protein MKTAVVQTRVDLTLKQEADAFFESIGMDTTTAIRIFLKQTLIQQKIPFEIIQDNSFYSKKNMQALAHSKNQMENGQHSVHELVEA, encoded by the coding sequence ATGAAAACAGCAGTAGTTCAAACACGAGTTGATTTAACTTTAAAACAGGAAGCAGATGCGTTTTTTGAATCGATTGGAATGGATACAACTACGGCAATACGCATATTCTTGAAGCAGACTTTAATTCAGCAAAAAATTCCATTTGAAATTATTCAAGATAACTCTTTCTATTCAAAAAAAAATATGCAAGCCTTAGCTCATTCTAAAAACCAAATGGAAAACGGCCAGCACTCAGTACACGAACTTGTCGAGGCATAA
- a CDS encoding Txe/YoeB family addiction module toxin produces MHKDFSDDAWADYTYWIMQDKKTLKKINQLLADIDRNGNDGIGHPEPLKENLSGYWSRTIDEKHRLVYKIEDGLIKIIQCKNHYDDK; encoded by the coding sequence ATGCACAAGGATTTTTCAGATGATGCGTGGGCAGATTATACATATTGGATAATGCAAGATAAAAAGACTCTTAAAAAAATTAACCAGCTTCTTGCTGATATTGATCGAAACGGTAATGATGGGATAGGGCATCCTGAACCATTAAAAGAGAATTTAAGCGGATATTGGTCAAGAACAATAGATGAGAAACATAGACTTGTATATAAAATCGAGGATGGACTAATAAAAATTATTCAATGTAAAAATCATTATGATGATAAATAA
- a CDS encoding TonB-dependent receptor plug domain-containing protein: MKFHINKSVLVLPAIFSTAFFSFAKDDIIIVSAGKIEQSQSQSIEKVQVISSEQIKESGAKTLTEAVKNLPGVVINGASAGNPTESISMQGFDSDYVKVLIDGIAVSGDIGGSTAVFQIPVEDIDHIEVVQGASSALYGSDAMGGVINIITKKTKQEFDGIKLHGSLSQEFSYSIKKDWRNYTAGSISVAGENLSTNLSGSFDFAPGLKKSAYYALAGGFVDYYATPKKQVCFLRATTDWKDDWGKIGAYGTYAYANQLSNYTPAGFSAGSSMEYTTNRIEGGISGEYRYDSDLSFSGFSSIKKFLLDTDYNVDAGLDSSKTDTDSSFLDWESEVRSSWTFNEDNQFLFGLNGIIETIDGKSFKTREKQILLSLFAQDTIKFVDLFSVVPGIRFDYSPAIKTSSNSFMLTPKLSFRFNPAEDTIIRFSYGMGYKTPTLKQKYWEFRHNYSSGEGNFILYGNPNLKSEKSQSFNLSLEQNLFDNTQLNLSGYFNYVIDMIDSIVTNSLSDPQERRYVNIDKALTYGGDISLNTKFDRFNAKISYAYTGAKQKDNGKWIDMALRVTHRISAGASYLIPKIEAKLSTDVQWNSRQRLTAGKNKYTPDFFMVGATLSKTFNQEKFELYVRADNVLNNLNFKKGSDGSNQKQYYGLNSGTIFAVGGRLKF; the protein is encoded by the coding sequence ATGAAATTCCATATAAATAAATCGGTTTTAGTTTTGCCTGCCATTTTTTCGACTGCATTTTTTTCATTTGCAAAAGACGACATAATTATTGTAAGTGCTGGAAAAATTGAGCAAAGCCAAAGCCAATCAATAGAAAAAGTACAAGTTATATCCTCTGAACAGATAAAAGAGTCTGGCGCAAAAACATTGACAGAAGCCGTAAAAAATCTTCCTGGGGTCGTAATTAATGGAGCAAGCGCAGGAAATCCAACAGAATCGATAAGCATGCAAGGGTTTGACTCTGATTATGTAAAAGTTTTAATAGACGGGATTGCTGTGAGCGGTGATATTGGCGGTTCCACAGCAGTTTTTCAGATTCCAGTGGAAGACATAGACCATATTGAAGTTGTACAAGGTGCAAGTTCTGCACTTTACGGAAGCGACGCTATGGGTGGCGTAATCAACATAATAACAAAGAAAACAAAACAAGAGTTCGACGGCATTAAACTTCACGGAAGCCTTAGCCAAGAATTTAGCTATAGCATAAAAAAAGACTGGAGAAATTACACTGCAGGTTCAATTTCTGTTGCAGGCGAAAATTTAAGCACAAATCTTTCTGGCAGTTTTGATTTTGCACCAGGTCTTAAAAAAAGTGCATACTACGCTCTTGCAGGTGGATTTGTAGACTACTATGCAACTCCAAAAAAACAAGTTTGCTTTTTACGCGCAACAACAGATTGGAAAGATGATTGGGGAAAAATTGGAGCTTACGGTACTTATGCTTATGCAAATCAACTTTCAAACTACACGCCAGCGGGTTTTAGCGCAGGCTCTTCTATGGAATACACTACCAACCGAATAGAAGGTGGAATTTCAGGTGAATACAGATACGACAGCGATTTAAGTTTTAGCGGATTTTCCAGCATAAAAAAATTCCTGCTTGATACAGATTACAATGTTGACGCAGGATTGGATTCTTCTAAAACAGATACAGACTCGTCATTTTTAGATTGGGAAAGTGAAGTTCGCTCCAGTTGGACTTTTAATGAAGATAATCAATTTCTTTTTGGCTTAAATGGAATTATCGAAACGATAGACGGAAAATCCTTTAAAACACGCGAAAAGCAAATTTTACTTTCACTTTTTGCGCAAGATACAATCAAATTTGTCGATTTGTTTTCTGTAGTTCCAGGAATACGTTTTGACTATTCGCCAGCAATAAAAACATCATCAAATTCTTTTATGCTAACTCCAAAACTTAGTTTCCGCTTTAATCCAGCAGAAGATACTATAATTCGTTTTTCATATGGAATGGGATATAAAACACCAACCTTAAAGCAAAAATATTGGGAATTTCGTCATAATTATTCTTCAGGAGAAGGAAATTTTATCCTTTATGGAAATCCAAATTTAAAAAGCGAAAAATCACAAAGTTTTAACCTTAGCCTTGAACAAAATCTTTTTGATAACACTCAACTAAACCTTTCTGGATATTTTAACTACGTAATAGACATGATTGACAGCATTGTTACAAATTCGCTTTCAGATCCACAGGAAAGGCGTTATGTGAATATAGACAAAGCTTTAACTTACGGCGGCGACATTTCGTTAAACACAAAATTTGACCGTTTTAATGCAAAAATTTCTTACGCTTACACAGGTGCAAAACAAAAAGATAATGGCAAATGGATTGATATGGCTCTGCGCGTAACACACAGAATTTCTGCTGGAGCAAGTTATCTAATTCCTAAAATTGAAGCAAAACTCAGTACCGACGTGCAATGGAATTCAAGACAAAGGCTTACTGCTGGAAAAAACAAATACACGCCAGACTTCTTTATGGTTGGGGCAACACTTTCAAAAACATTTAATCAAGAAAAATTTGAACTCTACGTACGAGCAGATAATGTTCTTAATAATCTTAATTTTAAGAAAGGAAGCGACGGTTCAAATCAAAAACAATATTACGGACTTAACTCTGGAACAATATTCGCAGTTGGTGGAAGACTAAAATTCTAA
- a CDS encoding energy transducer TonB, which produces MKRWITSSLITFAILLLACIISSFFTIEETHSSQTDSTGQSVVTVIKKIKPKKKIVEKIKKLENVIAAPDATIQEEKPEEQEPEENQEEFEESQSETQNDVEDSSLSEERQKNEETYKGYALKRIASKKMYPMKSRAKGHEGNVRIHIVIDTNGNLTEISILEPCEFEELNEAALNAVKKSAPFKKMQPGSRPLEFRVLMEFKLN; this is translated from the coding sequence ATGAAACGATGGATAACTAGCAGCCTGATAACATTTGCAATTCTACTTTTGGCATGCATAATTTCATCTTTTTTTACGATTGAAGAAACTCACTCTTCGCAAACAGATTCTACTGGGCAATCGGTTGTAACTGTAATCAAAAAAATTAAACCAAAGAAAAAAATCGTCGAAAAAATAAAAAAATTAGAAAACGTAATCGCAGCTCCAGACGCTACTATTCAAGAAGAAAAACCAGAAGAGCAGGAGCCAGAAGAAAATCAGGAAGAATTTGAAGAATCACAAAGCGAAACTCAAAACGATGTTGAAGATTCATCTTTGAGCGAAGAACGACAAAAAAATGAAGAAACTTACAAAGGTTACGCATTAAAAAGAATCGCATCAAAAAAAATGTATCCTATGAAGTCTCGAGCAAAAGGCCACGAAGGAAATGTGAGAATCCATATTGTAATAGATACAAATGGAAATTTAACAGAAATAAGCATACTTGAACCTTGCGAATTTGAAGAACTTAACGAAGCTGCCTTGAATGCTGTAAAAAAATCTGCCCCTTTTAAAAAAATGCAACCAGGAAGTCGTCCATTGGAGTTTAGAGTTCTAATGGAATTCAAACTAAACTAA
- a CDS encoding ExbD/TolR family protein yields the protein MSDFLKKLMHGEEELSVNITSMIDVIFILLIFFMISTQFKKSSLPLDLPETDKSVTTTEDNSTKVLAVNYDSIELGGEIVPFENLEEKLRTMHEQNPEVAISLECEKTVEFERVVQILTKVQNAGITRIGIIHETMDN from the coding sequence ATGTCTGATTTTTTAAAAAAGTTAATGCACGGCGAAGAAGAACTTTCGGTCAATATAACTTCGATGATTGACGTAATCTTCATCCTTTTGATTTTTTTTATGATTTCAACGCAATTCAAAAAATCTTCGCTTCCTTTGGATCTTCCAGAAACAGATAAATCCGTTACAACAACAGAAGACAATTCCACAAAAGTCCTTGCAGTAAATTATGATTCGATAGAACTTGGCGGCGAAATCGTTCCTTTTGAAAACCTTGAAGAAAAATTGAGAACGATGCACGAACAAAACCCAGAAGTTGCAATTTCGCTTGAATGCGAAAAAACTGTAGAATTTGAGCGAGTCGTTCAAATCCTCACAAAAGTCCAAAATGCAGGAATTACAAGAATAGGAATCATACATGAAACGATGGATAACTAG
- a CDS encoding MotA/TolQ/ExbB proton channel family protein: MKLFEFVNLGGPINWILFFMLCFCLCQCIERCLYFHQTSRAGKKYFKKRLEDKINSEKNLSPEELQKFVEKETSLTYYEMNRGLWFLNFVCSVSPSIGLLGTVVGLISAFQQIASAGSQVSMQDLSSGIWVAMITTAFGMMISIPGLFFYRTFKRIIEKRMMIIDLEIVQNLQDGKSSTNSKE; encoded by the coding sequence ATGAAGCTTTTTGAATTTGTAAACCTTGGCGGTCCAATAAACTGGATTCTATTTTTTATGCTGTGCTTTTGCCTTTGCCAGTGCATTGAGCGATGCCTTTATTTTCATCAAACTTCCAGAGCAGGAAAAAAATATTTTAAAAAGCGGCTTGAAGATAAAATTAACAGCGAAAAAAATCTTTCTCCAGAAGAACTACAAAAATTCGTCGAAAAAGAAACCTCGCTCACTTATTACGAAATGAACCGCGGACTTTGGTTTTTGAATTTCGTTTGTTCTGTTTCGCCTTCGATTGGACTTTTGGGAACAGTTGTTGGTCTTATAAGCGCATTCCAGCAAATCGCTTCGGCAGGTTCACAGGTAAGCATGCAGGATTTATCGAGCGGAATTTGGGTTGCAATGATAACGACTGCCTTTGGTATGATGATTTCAATTCCTGGTCTTTTTTTCTATCGAACTTTTAAAAGAATAATCGAAAAACGAATGATGATAATAGACCTTGAAATAGTACAAAATTTACAGGACGGAAAATCCTCTACAAATTCAAAGGAATAA
- a CDS encoding nitrous oxide-stimulated promoter family protein, translated as MTQEEILNKRQNEVYVCTLMIQIYCKGVHKNKAAMKGEEFLCPECKQLTDYVKLRVSKCPFMETKTFCAMCKVHCYKKDMREQIKIVMRYAGPRMLKYHPILALKHVYLTIQQKRKLKKEQ; from the coding sequence ATGACTCAAGAAGAAATCTTAAACAAACGGCAGAACGAAGTTTACGTCTGTACGCTTATGATTCAAATATATTGCAAAGGGGTACATAAAAATAAAGCCGCTATGAAAGGCGAAGAATTCCTTTGCCCAGAATGCAAGCAACTTACAGATTATGTAAAACTTAGAGTTTCAAAATGTCCCTTTATGGAAACAAAAACTTTTTGTGCCATGTGCAAGGTTCATTGCTATAAAAAAGATATGCGCGAGCAAATAAAGATTGTTATGCGATATGCAGGCCCTAGAATGTTAAAATACCATCCCATTTTGGCATTAAAACATGTGTATCTGACAATTCAACAAAAACGAAAATTAAAAAAAGAACAATAG